A section of the Streptomyces sp. V3I8 genome encodes:
- the glgX gene encoding glycogen debranching protein GlgX codes for MSSAAEQEAVQEGRAPRGALPTQPAPVLNGAARTAPAVAVWPGAPTPLGARFRTGPDGVSGTNFALWAGGAEAVELCLFGTPGDTASREGGGAEIRVPLTELTHGIWHGFVPGVRPGQRYGFRVHGRWDPWTGARWNPAKLLLDPYARAVDGAGQDEFGALPPQVYGHVRDWPQQHVADTVRDDRDSAPYVPKGVVVHDDTPDDEWTDDRRPKTPWADSVIYELHVKGFTKLHPGIPPELRGTYAGLAHPAAIEHLTALGVTAVELLPVHQFAHEDHLLRRGMKNYWGYNSIGYFAPHAAYAASGTGGRQVGEFKRMVRALHAAGIEVILDVVYNHTAEASELGPTLSLRGIDNRGYYRLQNDARRYADYTGCGNTLHVVQPHVLRLITDSLRYWVTEMGVDGFRFDLAAALARSMHDVDMLSPFLAVIAQDPVLRRVKLIAEPWDVGSGGYQVGAFPPLWTEWNDRYRDAVRDYWRGALPDVRDLGYRLSGSSDLYAWGGRRPYASVNFVTAHDGFTLRDLVSYERKHNEANGEGNRDGTEDNRAWNCGVEGETEDERVRGLRRRQLRNLLTTLLLSTGVPMLVAGDELGRTQGGNNNAYCQDNEISWLDWSLLDDPGWRSLFDLTSRLIALRHAHPVLRRRAFFSGRAHSADGLRDLAWFTARGTEMTEQDWYAPAGTLGMFLSGRDIPGRDARGVPVTDDSFLAVLHAGDGPTGFALPGPPWAGSYEVVVDTSQEDQSAEPGPVHRAGTTVTVPPRSVLLLRVVP; via the coding sequence GTGTCGAGCGCAGCCGAGCAGGAGGCAGTGCAGGAGGGGCGTGCGCCCCGGGGCGCGCTGCCCACGCAGCCCGCCCCCGTGCTGAACGGCGCGGCGCGCACGGCGCCCGCCGTCGCCGTCTGGCCGGGTGCGCCGACCCCGCTCGGGGCGCGCTTCCGGACGGGTCCCGACGGTGTCTCGGGCACCAACTTCGCGCTCTGGGCGGGCGGCGCCGAGGCGGTCGAGCTCTGCCTCTTCGGCACGCCCGGCGACACGGCCTCCCGGGAGGGCGGGGGCGCCGAGATCCGGGTGCCGCTGACCGAGCTGACCCATGGGATCTGGCACGGCTTCGTGCCCGGGGTACGGCCCGGGCAGCGGTACGGCTTCCGGGTGCACGGCCGCTGGGACCCGTGGACCGGCGCCCGCTGGAATCCGGCCAAGCTGCTCCTCGACCCGTACGCGCGTGCCGTGGACGGCGCCGGGCAGGACGAGTTCGGCGCCCTGCCGCCACAGGTGTACGGGCATGTGCGCGACTGGCCGCAGCAGCACGTCGCGGACACCGTGCGCGACGACCGGGACTCCGCGCCGTACGTCCCCAAGGGCGTCGTCGTCCACGACGACACGCCCGACGACGAGTGGACCGACGACCGCCGCCCCAAGACGCCGTGGGCGGACTCCGTCATCTACGAGCTGCACGTGAAGGGTTTCACCAAGCTGCACCCGGGGATCCCGCCCGAGCTGCGGGGCACGTACGCCGGGCTGGCGCACCCGGCGGCGATCGAGCACCTGACGGCGCTCGGGGTGACGGCCGTCGAGCTGCTGCCGGTGCACCAGTTCGCGCACGAGGACCACCTGCTGCGCCGGGGCATGAAGAACTACTGGGGCTACAACTCGATCGGCTACTTCGCCCCGCACGCGGCGTACGCGGCCTCCGGGACGGGCGGCCGGCAGGTCGGCGAGTTCAAGCGCATGGTGCGCGCCCTGCACGCCGCCGGCATCGAGGTCATCCTCGACGTGGTGTACAACCACACGGCCGAGGCGAGCGAGCTGGGCCCGACCCTGTCGCTGCGCGGGATCGACAACCGCGGCTACTACCGGCTGCAGAACGACGCCCGGCGGTACGCGGACTACACGGGCTGCGGCAACACCCTGCACGTGGTGCAGCCGCACGTGCTGCGGCTGATCACGGACTCGCTGCGCTACTGGGTGACGGAGATGGGCGTCGACGGCTTCCGCTTCGACCTGGCGGCCGCGCTGGCCCGGTCCATGCACGACGTCGACATGCTGTCCCCCTTCCTCGCCGTCATCGCGCAGGACCCGGTGCTGCGCCGGGTGAAGCTGATCGCCGAGCCGTGGGACGTCGGCTCCGGCGGTTACCAGGTGGGCGCCTTCCCGCCGCTGTGGACGGAGTGGAACGACCGCTACCGCGATGCCGTACGGGACTACTGGCGGGGCGCGCTGCCGGACGTGCGGGACCTCGGCTACCGGCTGTCGGGGTCGAGCGACCTGTACGCGTGGGGCGGGCGGCGGCCGTACGCCTCGGTGAACTTCGTGACGGCCCACGACGGTTTCACCCTGCGGGACCTGGTGTCGTACGAGCGCAAGCACAACGAGGCCAACGGCGAGGGCAACCGGGACGGCACCGAGGACAACCGGGCGTGGAACTGCGGGGTGGAGGGCGAGACCGAGGACGAACGGGTACGCGGTCTGCGCCGCCGCCAGCTGCGCAACCTGCTGACCACCCTGCTGCTCTCCACGGGCGTCCCGATGCTGGTCGCGGGCGACGAACTCGGGCGGACCCAGGGCGGCAACAACAACGCCTACTGCCAGGACAACGAGATCAGCTGGCTCGACTGGAGCCTGCTCGACGACCCCGGCTGGCGGTCGCTGTTCGACCTGACGTCCAGACTGATCGCGCTGCGCCACGCCCATCCCGTGCTGCGGCGGCGGGCCTTCTTCTCCGGGCGGGCCCATTCGGCGGACGGGCTGCGGGACCTGGCATGGTTCACCGCGCGCGGCACCGAGATGACCGAGCAGGACTGGTACGCGCCCGCCGGCACGCTGGGCATGTTCCTGTCCGGCCGCGACATCCCCGGGCGGGACGCCCGCGGCGTCCCCGTGACGGACGACAGCTTCCTGGCGGTCCTGCACGCGGGCGACGGCCCCACCGGCTTCGCCCTGCCCGGCCCGCCGTGGGCCGGGTCGTACGAGGTGGTCGTCGACACGTCGCAGGAGGACCAGTCGGCGGAGCCCGGACCGGTGCACCGGGCGGGCACGACCGTCACGGTCCCGCCCCGTTCGGTCCTGCTGCTCCGGGTGGTCCCGTAG
- a CDS encoding ABC transporter ATP-binding protein — protein MTAPTATAPTDDGDNGGGDPFDRDALPAPPHATATLLRSLLAPLRARVALAAVLLLLQQAAVQVGPLLVAYAIDRAVPALRADDRGPLIAVAAAYALCSVAAGGLQYGFVLVSARVNQDVLLDLRGRIFRHAQALSVDFHDRYTSGRLISRSTTDVESLRELLSEGLQELITVILSFVYISALLLWLDLGLGAVAVASFVPLYLLIRLYRRRAGRMFSVRSTAIAAVIVKFAETMNGIRPVRAFRREAVNDAAFHTLNSRHERSNGDALLEMARYVVGSRLVANTAVAGIVLWGAYRVASGSLALGVLAAAVLYLRRLYDPIDRLGMFLNSYQSAAASLEKVAGLLAQVPSVPEPAQPRDLPPLASEHPGREVVFDDVRFTYRTGGEVLPSFSLTIPAGQTVAVVGSTGAGKSTLAKLLARFYDPTSGRVLLDGVDLRELAVPELRRGVVMVTQEAFLFSGTVAENIAIGRPDASREDIERAAKSIGAHDFISALPDGYDTDVRKRGGRISAGQRQLVAFARALLADPAVLILDEATSSLDVPGERAVQRAMDTVLHGRTAVVVAHRLSTVEIADRVLVMEHGRIVEDGSPARLVEDTGRFADLHRAWQDSLVQGQAR, from the coding sequence ATGACGGCGCCCACGGCCACCGCGCCGACGGACGACGGCGACAACGGTGGCGGCGATCCCTTCGACCGCGACGCCCTGCCCGCTCCCCCGCATGCCACGGCCACCCTCCTGCGCTCACTGCTCGCCCCCCTGCGGGCCCGCGTCGCCCTCGCCGCGGTCCTCCTCCTGCTCCAGCAGGCGGCGGTGCAGGTGGGCCCACTGCTCGTGGCGTACGCCATCGACCGCGCCGTACCGGCCCTGCGCGCGGACGACCGCGGCCCGCTGATCGCGGTGGCCGCCGCGTACGCGCTGTGCTCGGTGGCGGCCGGCGGCCTCCAGTACGGCTTCGTCCTCGTCTCCGCCCGTGTCAACCAGGACGTCCTGCTCGACCTGCGCGGCAGGATCTTCCGGCACGCGCAGGCGCTGAGCGTCGACTTCCACGACCGCTACACCTCGGGCCGGCTCATCTCCCGCTCCACGACGGACGTCGAGTCGCTGCGCGAACTGCTCAGCGAGGGCCTGCAGGAACTCATCACCGTCATCCTGTCGTTCGTCTACATCTCGGCGCTGCTGCTCTGGCTGGACCTGGGCCTCGGCGCGGTCGCGGTGGCGTCGTTCGTGCCGCTGTACCTCCTCATCCGGCTCTACCGGCGCCGCGCCGGGCGGATGTTCAGCGTCCGCTCGACCGCGATCGCCGCCGTCATCGTGAAGTTCGCGGAGACGATGAACGGCATCAGGCCGGTCCGCGCCTTCCGCCGCGAGGCCGTCAACGACGCCGCCTTCCACACCCTCAACAGCCGCCACGAACGCAGCAACGGCGACGCCCTCCTGGAGATGGCCCGCTATGTCGTCGGCTCCCGCCTGGTCGCCAACACGGCGGTCGCGGGAATCGTGCTGTGGGGCGCCTACCGGGTCGCCTCGGGTTCGCTGGCGCTGGGTGTGCTGGCCGCCGCGGTGCTGTACCTGCGCCGCCTGTACGACCCGATCGACCGGCTCGGCATGTTCCTCAACTCCTACCAGTCGGCGGCCGCCTCCCTGGAGAAGGTGGCGGGCCTGCTGGCCCAGGTCCCCTCGGTGCCGGAGCCCGCACAGCCGCGCGACCTGCCCCCACTCGCCTCCGAACACCCGGGCCGCGAGGTCGTGTTCGACGACGTCCGCTTCACCTACCGCACCGGCGGCGAGGTGCTGCCGTCCTTCTCGCTGACGATCCCGGCGGGCCAGACCGTCGCCGTGGTCGGCTCCACGGGCGCCGGCAAGTCGACGCTCGCCAAACTCCTGGCCCGCTTCTACGACCCCACGAGCGGCCGGGTCCTCCTCGACGGCGTGGACCTGCGTGAGCTGGCGGTGCCCGAACTGCGGCGCGGGGTCGTGATGGTGACGCAGGAGGCGTTCCTCTTCTCCGGCACGGTCGCCGAGAACATCGCCATCGGCCGCCCGGACGCCTCCCGCGAGGACATCGAGCGGGCCGCGAAGTCCATCGGCGCCCACGATTTCATCAGCGCCCTGCCGGACGGCTACGACACGGACGTACGCAAGAGGGGCGGGCGCATCTCGGCCGGTCAGCGCCAACTGGTGGCGTTCGCGCGGGCCCTGCTCGCCGACCCGGCCGTCCTCATCCTCGACGAGGCCACCAGTTCCCTGGACGTGCCGGGCGAACGCGCCGTCCAGCGGGCCATGGACACGGTCCTGCACGGCCGTACGGCGGTGGTCGTCGCGCACCGCCTGTCGACGGTCGAGATCGCCGACCGGGTCCTCGTCATGGAGCACGGCCGCATCGTGGAGGACGGCAGCCCCGCCCGGCTCGTCGAGGACACGGGCCGCTTCGCGGACCTGCACCGGGCCTGGCAGGACAGCCTCGTGCAGGGGCAGGCCCGGTGA
- a CDS encoding Ig-like domain-containing protein, with product MDGRPISGASVGARTRSGKGALALVLGLLLLLVTACGGGGDSDAGSGKGGEKDSGQADTKVSQAVVTIAPKDGAGAVKTSGALKVTAAKGKLTEVTVEDTKGDPVEGKITDGGASWTPATHLAASTKYKVHAVAKDSAGREAAEESAFTTLTPKNTFVGIFTPEDGSKVGVGMPFSVRFTRGITHPEDVEKAIKIKTEPAVDVRGHWFGNDRLDFRPEEYWKSGTKVTVTLDLDGVEGRPGVYGEQAKKVEFTIGRSQVSTVDAKTKKMTVRRDGKVLKTIPVTTGAVGYETWNGQMVISERLRVTRMNGETVGYGGEYDIKDVPDAMRLTTSGTFLHGNYWGGDAFGNRNASHGCIGLRDQRGGGDRSAPAAWFFDRSIVGDVVIVKNSDDRTVAPDNGLNGWNMSWEKWTA from the coding sequence GTGGACGGGCGACCGATATCGGGGGCGTCGGTTGGCGCGCGGACACGGAGCGGCAAGGGGGCCCTGGCACTCGTGCTGGGCCTGCTGCTGCTCCTGGTGACCGCGTGCGGCGGAGGAGGGGACTCGGACGCCGGGTCCGGCAAGGGCGGAGAGAAGGATTCGGGCCAGGCCGACACCAAGGTCTCACAGGCCGTCGTGACCATAGCGCCGAAGGACGGCGCGGGCGCCGTGAAGACCAGCGGCGCGCTGAAGGTGACGGCCGCGAAGGGCAAGCTGACCGAGGTCACGGTCGAGGACACCAAGGGCGACCCGGTCGAGGGGAAGATCACCGACGGGGGTGCGAGCTGGACGCCCGCCACCCACCTCGCCGCGTCCACCAAGTACAAGGTCCACGCGGTGGCGAAGGACTCCGCGGGGCGTGAGGCCGCCGAGGAGTCCGCGTTCACCACGCTGACCCCGAAGAACACCTTCGTCGGCATCTTCACGCCGGAGGACGGCTCCAAGGTCGGCGTCGGCATGCCCTTCTCGGTGCGCTTCACCCGGGGCATCACCCACCCGGAGGACGTCGAGAAGGCCATAAAGATCAAGACCGAGCCCGCGGTCGACGTCCGGGGCCACTGGTTCGGCAACGACCGCCTCGACTTCCGCCCCGAGGAGTACTGGAAGTCCGGTACGAAGGTCACCGTCACCCTGGACCTCGACGGCGTCGAGGGCCGGCCGGGCGTCTACGGCGAGCAGGCCAAGAAGGTCGAGTTCACCATAGGCCGCAGCCAGGTCTCCACCGTCGACGCCAAGACGAAGAAGATGACGGTCAGGCGGGACGGCAAGGTCCTGAAGACCATCCCGGTCACGACGGGCGCGGTCGGTTACGAGACCTGGAACGGCCAGATGGTCATCAGCGAGCGCCTGCGGGTGACCCGTATGAACGGCGAGACGGTCGGCTACGGCGGCGAGTACGACATCAAGGACGTGCCGGACGCGATGCGCCTGACCACGTCGGGCACCTTCCTCCACGGCAACTACTGGGGCGGCGACGCCTTCGGCAACCGCAACGCCAGCCACGGCTGCATCGGCCTGCGCGACCAGCGCGGCGGCGGTGACCGCAGCGCCCCGGCCGCCTGGTTCTTCGACCGCTCGATCGTGGGCGACGTGGTGATCGTCAAGAACTCCGACGACCGGACCGTGGCCCCGGACAACGGGCTCAACGGCTGGAACATGTCGTGGGAGAAGTGGACGGCCTGA
- a CDS encoding M4 family metallopeptidase: protein MRSVATQKESVLRRTSHRQTSHSTSTSTRRKATAGALVAVAALLAAAVQTGTATADARPAPGKLDKGSLAVKLSPAQRAALLRDADSAKTDTAAELGLGAKEKLVVRDVVKDADGTVHTRYERTYAGLPVLGGDLVVDTAKSGRTEGVTRAVKARLEGLTTSAAVKPATAEKQALRAAAAEGSKRTEADGARKVIWAAGGKPTLAYETVVGGLQHDGTPNELHVVTDAATGKKLYEYQGVDNGTGNTQYSGSVTLGSAQSGSTYNLTDTTRGNHRTNNLNRGTSGTGTLFSGPDDVWGNGAASNTETAAADAHYGAALTWDYYKNVQGRTGIRGDGVGAYSRVHYGNNYVNAFWQDSCFCMTYGDGSGNAKPLTSIDVAAHEMTHGVTANTAGLNYSGESGGLNEATSDIFAAAVEFYAANSTDVGDYLVGEKIDINGNGTPLRYMDKPSRDGASKDSWYSGIGSVDVHYSSGPANHFFYLLSEGSGAKTVNGVAYDSPTSDGLPVTGIGRDKAALIWFKALTTKFTTTTNYAAARTGTLAVAGELYGTTSAEYTAVQNAWAGINVGTRPGGGGGGTSFESTAVVSIPDNGAAVTSSITVSGQAGNAPSNLVVTPDITHTWRGDLVVDLVAPDGSAYRLKSFSSSDSADNVTGPYTVNASSEVANGTWQLRVQDQAAQDVGRINGWKITFPQA from the coding sequence ATGCGGTCCGTGGCCACGCAGAAGGAGTCCGTGTTGAGACGCACCTCCCACAGACAGACCTCGCACTCCACCTCCACCTCCACCCGCCGCAAGGCCACCGCGGGCGCGCTCGTCGCCGTCGCCGCCCTGCTCGCCGCGGCCGTCCAGACGGGCACGGCGACCGCCGACGCCCGGCCCGCCCCGGGCAAGCTCGACAAGGGGTCCCTGGCCGTCAAGCTCTCCCCCGCCCAGCGCGCCGCACTGCTGCGCGACGCCGACTCCGCGAAGACGGACACGGCGGCGGAACTGGGCCTCGGTGCCAAGGAGAAGCTCGTCGTCCGTGACGTGGTCAAGGACGCCGACGGCACGGTCCACACCCGCTACGAGCGCACCTACGCCGGGCTCCCGGTCCTCGGCGGCGACCTGGTGGTCGACACCGCGAAGTCGGGGAGGACGGAAGGCGTGACCCGGGCGGTGAAGGCCCGGCTGGAGGGCCTCACCACCAGCGCCGCCGTGAAACCGGCGACCGCCGAGAAGCAGGCTCTCAGGGCCGCCGCCGCGGAGGGCTCGAAGCGGACGGAGGCGGACGGCGCCCGCAAGGTGATCTGGGCGGCGGGCGGCAAACCGACTCTCGCGTACGAGACGGTCGTCGGCGGGCTCCAGCACGACGGCACCCCGAACGAGCTGCACGTCGTCACGGACGCGGCCACCGGCAAGAAGCTGTACGAGTACCAGGGCGTCGACAACGGCACCGGCAACACCCAGTACAGCGGCTCGGTGACGCTCGGCAGCGCGCAGTCCGGGTCGACGTACAACCTCACGGACACGACCCGCGGCAACCACAGGACGAACAACCTGAACCGCGGCACGTCCGGCACCGGCACGCTCTTCTCCGGCCCGGACGACGTGTGGGGCAACGGCGCCGCCTCGAACACCGAGACGGCCGCCGCGGACGCCCACTACGGGGCCGCGCTGACCTGGGACTACTACAAGAACGTCCAGGGCCGCACCGGTATCCGCGGGGACGGCGTCGGCGCGTACTCCCGCGTCCACTACGGCAACAACTACGTCAACGCCTTCTGGCAGGACTCCTGCTTCTGCATGACGTACGGCGACGGGTCGGGCAACGCCAAGCCGCTGACGTCGATCGACGTGGCCGCGCACGAGATGACGCACGGCGTGACGGCCAACACCGCGGGCCTCAACTACAGCGGCGAGTCGGGCGGCCTGAACGAGGCCACCTCCGACATCTTCGCGGCGGCGGTCGAGTTCTACGCGGCCAACTCCACCGACGTCGGCGACTACCTGGTCGGCGAGAAGATCGACATCAACGGCAACGGCACCCCGCTGCGCTACATGGACAAGCCCAGCAGGGACGGCGCGTCCAAGGACAGCTGGTACTCGGGCATCGGCTCGGTGGACGTGCACTACTCCTCGGGTCCGGCGAACCACTTCTTCTACCTGCTCAGCGAGGGCAGCGGCGCCAAGACCGTGAACGGCGTCGCGTACGACTCGCCGACCTCGGACGGCCTGCCGGTCACCGGCATCGGCCGCGACAAGGCCGCGCTGATCTGGTTCAAGGCGCTCACCACCAAGTTCACGACCACGACCAACTACGCGGCGGCCCGCACCGGCACGCTCGCGGTCGCGGGTGAGCTGTACGGCACCACGAGCGCCGAGTACACGGCCGTGCAGAACGCCTGGGCCGGCATCAACGTCGGCACCCGGCCCGGCGGCGGGGGCGGCGGCACGTCGTTCGAGAGCACGGCCGTGGTGTCGATTCCGGACAACGGGGCCGCTGTCACCTCCTCGATAACAGTTTCCGGCCAGGCCGGAAACGCTCCCTCCAACCTGGTCGTGACGCCGGACATCACCCACACCTGGCGCGGCGACCTGGTCGTCGACCTGGTGGCACCGGACGGTTCGGCCTACCGCCTGAAGTCCTTCAGCTCCTCGGACTCGGCGGACAACGTCACCGGGCCCTACACCGTCAACGCGTCCTCCGAAGTGGCCAACGGAACCTGGCAGTTGAGGGTCCAGGACCAGGCGGCGCAGGACGTCGGCAGGATCAACGGCTGGAAGATCACCTTCCCGCAGGCCTAG
- a CDS encoding Ig-like domain-containing protein, translating to MMHAQTRTWRAGAALAAVLTWTGLLASAAGCTSHGVDEMLGKPRAPEEAIRVSPDDGSRAVRPGEGLKVRVPAGRLESVKVVRSQDAQEFPVPGRIGEDGTTWRPDAPALATAARYTVDAVALDAHGRRVARHTTFTTYVPDERFIGYVTPENRSTVGTGMIVSLEFNRPIEHRAAVERAVRVTSVPRTEIAPHWFGDDRLDLRPRTYWKPGTKVTVALRLRDVEASPGVYGLQHRTFSFTVGRSQTSLVDAAAHTMRVHRDGELLSTVPITAGAPGNTTYNGKMVVTEMLETTRMNGATVGFKRSDGKGEYDIPDVPHAMRLTASGTFLHGNYWAKDVFGTANVSHGCVGLRDVKGGSSATPAGWFFDRSLVGDVVEVVRSKDRKVAPDNGLGGWNMTWKAWKRGSAVK from the coding sequence GTGATGCACGCACAGACGCGCACGTGGCGCGCAGGGGCCGCGCTGGCCGCCGTACTGACCTGGACCGGCCTGCTGGCCTCGGCCGCGGGATGCACCTCGCACGGGGTGGACGAGATGCTCGGCAAGCCCCGCGCGCCCGAGGAGGCGATCCGGGTCTCGCCCGACGACGGCAGCAGGGCGGTACGCCCCGGGGAAGGGCTGAAGGTGCGGGTGCCGGCCGGGCGCCTGGAGTCCGTGAAGGTCGTGAGGTCCCAGGACGCGCAGGAGTTCCCGGTCCCCGGCCGGATCGGCGAGGACGGCACGACCTGGCGGCCCGACGCCCCCGCGCTCGCGACGGCCGCCAGGTACACGGTGGACGCGGTCGCGCTCGACGCCCACGGCAGGCGCGTGGCACGGCACACGACCTTCACGACGTACGTCCCCGACGAGCGCTTCATCGGATACGTCACCCCGGAGAACCGCTCGACGGTCGGCACCGGCATGATCGTGTCGCTGGAGTTCAACCGCCCGATCGAGCACCGCGCGGCCGTCGAACGCGCCGTCCGCGTCACCTCCGTACCGAGGACGGAGATCGCCCCGCACTGGTTCGGCGACGACCGTCTGGACCTGCGCCCCCGGACGTACTGGAAGCCCGGCACGAAGGTCACCGTCGCCCTGCGGCTGCGCGACGTCGAGGCGTCCCCCGGCGTGTACGGGCTGCAGCACAGGACCTTCTCCTTCACGGTCGGCCGCAGCCAGACCAGCCTCGTCGACGCCGCCGCCCACACCATGCGGGTGCACCGCGACGGAGAGCTCCTGTCCACCGTGCCGATCACCGCGGGCGCCCCCGGGAACACGACGTACAACGGGAAGATGGTGGTCACCGAGATGCTCGAGACGACCCGGATGAACGGGGCGACCGTCGGCTTCAAACGGTCCGACGGCAAGGGCGAGTACGACATCCCGGACGTCCCGCACGCGATGCGCCTCACCGCCTCGGGGACCTTCCTGCACGGCAACTACTGGGCGAAGGACGTGTTCGGGACGGCCAACGTCAGCCACGGCTGCGTCGGACTGCGCGATGTGAAGGGCGGCAGTTCCGCGACCCCGGCGGGCTGGTTCTTCGACCGCAGCCTCGTCGGTGACGTCGTCGAGGTCGTCCGCAGCAAGGACAGGAAGGTCGCTCCCGACAACGGCCTCGGGGGGTGGAACATGACCTGGAAGGCGTGGAAAAGGGGTTCCGCGGTGAAGTAG
- a CDS encoding ABC transporter ATP-binding protein, with translation MPTTPAPAEEAAGTEPAAHRSAVRSLLRLWPYVRPVRARLGTAAVIAVVASCTGLVIPLVLKWIVDGPVADRDTGGVWLGALYLLLLGVAEAVLFGLRRWLVARPLAGVEATMRADLYRHLQRLPLAFHDRWPSGQLLSRGTTDLMLLRMFLAFPLTFLLVNSVTILVGVLIMLAQDWALGLVLLAPALPVVVFCWLFEKRYSRVARQAQDQVGDLTTLVEESVLGIRIIKGFGRHRSQALAFRDLSRTLRGTELAKARLLAGIYAAITTLPELAIGAALVLGTVQVADGDLSAGTLVAFLSTALALRWPVESIGFLLAMSQEAATATERYFEVMDAPPESGAGRPAGAAPRAAASATGAGAHGRDGLRFENVRFRYPDAEAGGVPVLDRVDLHVRHGETMALVGGTGSGKTTLTALVPRLHEITSGRITLDGVDITAMPREELRTLVAVAFEEPTLFSAAVRENVLMGAAGTADEDDLRRALAVAQADFAHALPQGTDTQVGEQGLSLSGGQRQRLALARAVVGSPRFLVLDDPLSALDVHTEALVEAALRRVLAGTTALVVAHRPSTVLLADRVALLSGGRVTAVGTHHELLRTSAEYAWLMSGRTLTTERETR, from the coding sequence ATGCCCACTACACCCGCCCCCGCCGAGGAAGCCGCCGGGACTGAACCCGCCGCGCACCGCTCCGCCGTACGCAGCCTGCTGCGCCTGTGGCCGTACGTACGGCCCGTGCGCGCCCGGCTCGGGACCGCCGCCGTGATCGCGGTCGTCGCCTCCTGCACGGGGCTGGTGATCCCGCTGGTCCTGAAGTGGATCGTGGACGGGCCGGTGGCCGACCGGGACACGGGCGGTGTGTGGCTCGGAGCGCTGTACCTCCTGCTGCTCGGTGTCGCCGAAGCGGTGCTGTTCGGGCTGCGGCGGTGGCTGGTGGCCAGACCGCTGGCCGGGGTCGAGGCGACGATGCGGGCGGACCTGTACCGGCACCTGCAGCGGCTGCCCCTCGCGTTCCACGACCGCTGGCCCAGCGGGCAGTTGCTGTCGCGGGGCACGACCGACCTGATGCTGCTGCGGATGTTCCTCGCGTTCCCGCTGACGTTCCTGCTGGTCAACTCGGTGACGATCCTCGTGGGCGTCCTGATCATGCTGGCCCAGGACTGGGCCCTGGGACTCGTGCTGCTCGCGCCCGCGCTGCCGGTGGTGGTCTTCTGCTGGCTCTTCGAGAAGCGGTACTCGCGGGTGGCGCGGCAGGCGCAGGACCAGGTCGGCGACCTGACGACGCTCGTCGAGGAGAGCGTGCTCGGCATCCGGATCATCAAGGGGTTCGGGCGCCACCGCAGTCAGGCCCTCGCCTTCCGGGACCTCTCCCGCACGCTGCGCGGCACGGAGCTCGCCAAGGCGCGGCTGCTCGCCGGCATCTACGCCGCCATCACGACCCTGCCCGAACTCGCCATCGGCGCGGCCCTCGTGCTCGGCACGGTGCAGGTCGCCGACGGCGACCTGTCGGCCGGCACGCTGGTCGCGTTCCTCTCCACGGCCCTCGCCCTGCGCTGGCCAGTGGAGTCGATCGGCTTCCTCCTGGCGATGAGCCAGGAGGCGGCGACGGCGACGGAACGCTACTTCGAGGTGATGGACGCGCCGCCGGAGTCCGGTGCCGGGCGGCCGGCCGGCGCGGCGCCGCGGGCCGCCGCGTCCGCCACGGGCGCCGGTGCCCACGGCCGGGACGGGCTGCGGTTCGAGAACGTCCGGTTCCGGTATCCCGACGCCGAAGCCGGCGGCGTTCCCGTGCTCGACCGTGTCGACCTGCACGTGCGGCACGGCGAGACCATGGCCCTCGTCGGCGGCACGGGTTCCGGCAAGACGACGCTCACCGCGCTCGTGCCCCGGCTGCACGAGATCACGTCCGGGCGGATCACCCTGGACGGCGTCGACATCACCGCGATGCCCAGGGAGGAGCTGCGCACCCTCGTGGCGGTCGCCTTCGAGGAGCCCACTCTCTTCTCCGCCGCCGTGCGCGAGAACGTCCTGATGGGCGCCGCCGGCACCGCGGACGAGGACGACCTGCGCCGCGCCCTGGCCGTGGCGCAGGCGGACTTCGCGCACGCCCTCCCGCAGGGCACGGACACCCAGGTCGGTGAGCAGGGCCTCAGCCTGTCCGGCGGCCAGCGCCAGCGCCTCGCCCTGGCGCGGGCGGTCGTCGGCAGCCCCCGCTTCCTCGTCCTGGACGACCCGCTCTCCGCCCTGGACGTCCACACGGAGGCCCTCGTCGAGGCGGCCCTGCGCCGCGTCCTCGCCGGGACGACCGCCCTGGTCGTGGCCCACCGCCCGTCCACGGTCCTGCTCGCCGACCGCGTGGCCCTGCTCTCCGGGGGCCGTGTCACCGCGGTGGGCACGCACCACGAACTGCTGCGGACGAGCGCGGAGTACGCCTGGCTGATGTCGGGAAGGACCCTGACGACCGAGAGGGAGACGCGATGA